The genomic stretch AAGCTGTATATATAATGCAAATACTTTCTATTTGGGGAGCTATAAGAAGTACAGGAAACCCAATAGGCTCACTCCTTTTAGCAAAGGGAAAAGCAAACTGGGGATTTTGGTGGAATTTAGGATTGTTTTTTTATGTGCCAATAGGAATATATATAGGAAGTAACTGGGGACTTGTAGGAATTAGTTGGACTTTAGTAATATTGATGATAAGTTTAATTATTCCTAATTGGTATTTCTTAATTAGACCTCTTTGCCAAGCTCAGTTTATTGAGTATCACAAAGAGATATTTATTCCTGCTTTTTTATCATTTACAGCTGGATTAGCAGCATATAGTTCTATTTATTTTATTGAGATAACTTGGTTGAGACTATTACTTGGTAGTTTGATTGGATTAGTAGTTGTTGTGGGGTTAAATTATATTATGAATAAGAAATTTTTAGATGAGCTGAAAGGGTTTTGGAGATGAGTGTAATTACTTGTACACAATGGCTCAAAAGCAAGAGTAAAAAATCAGTTAGGAAAAAGGATGAAAGAGTTGGGAATAGATAAAGAAGTATATAGTTTTGAGAATGGGGATTGGGTAAATAAGCCCTTAGTTTCTATAGTAGTACCAACACATAATAGATCACAAATGATGCAAAGAGCTATAAAATCTCTTTTGGAACAAACATACCAAAACATAGAAATACTTGTTTGTGATGATGGTTCATCTGATGATACTCAAGCAGTATTAAAAATATATGAAGATAAAAGAATAATAATATTAAAAAATGAAACTCCAAAAGGTGCTTGTAGTGCAAGAAATATAGGAATTTTTAAAGCAAACGGTGAGTTCATAACTTTTTTAGATGATGATGATGAATTTTTGCCGACAAGAATAGAAGAGATGGTAAATGCTTGGGATGATAGATGGGCATATATTGCGACAGGACTTAAAGTAATAAAAAGTAAGAATAAAAGTTCTTTAATGATTCCTAATAAAATAATTTCTCTCAATTCTATGCTATTTAAAATGGCTACAGGTATTTCAAATTTTACAAAGACAAAGAGAATAGTAGAGTTAGGTGGATTTGATGAATCTCTATTCAGTTCACAAGATACTGATATATGGATTCGTTTAAATATAAAATATAGAGATGGATATGCAATACAAAAACCTCTTTATATTGTTCATACAGAACATGACAAGCCAAGAATTACAACTTCTTCTAAAAAAATAAAAGGTCATTTCGATTTTTATAAAAAGCATAAAAGTATTATGAATAAAGAGCAAAGAAAAGCAAAATTATTTGAACTTCTAAGGTATAAAAATAAAAAGATTAGTATCTTAAAAGCTTTAAATTTAGGCAATAGTAAATCTAACTTGGATATTTTGAAGTATATTGTAAAAAGTAGAATTAAGTAAATGAATAATTTAACTTCTTTTATTTTTTATCTATTCATATTATTCATTTCAATAGACATGATAAATGGAGTACTAATAAGAAATGAAATACAATCTATTTCCATGCCATTCAAACTTCTTACATTGTTTCTTATATCAATATATCTAGTTAAAAAACATAAGCATCTATACCTTTTGAGCATAGTATCAACCATGGTATTTTTTCTTGCCTTGCATTCATTGCTTTTAGGTGATGTTACAAAAGCTGTATCTAGCCTAGATATGTTAATCCGATTTAGTGCAATAATAATCTTTTACCTATACTTTAAAACACTGATTAAAAATCAAGCAGAAGATTTACTTTTCACAATTGCTAAAATATCTTTTTATTTTCTTATCTTTAATACTTTTCTAGGTGTGATTGGCTTAGGTTACCCAATGTATGGAATAGGAGAATCAGGTATCGGGACTAAAGGTCTAATATTCGCTGGAAATGAAATAGGTGCAGCTTTAATAGTAAGTGGAGCTATTGTATCAATGAAATATTTAGAAGATAATAATATTAAGTATTTCTTTGTAAGTGGCATATTATTACTTATTTCAAGTATATTTCTTGCTTCTAAAGTATCTTTACTCGGAAGTATTATTCTTTTCTTTTTCTTTCCACTTTTAAAAGCTTTTAAAAATATGAGTAATTTCAAGCTACCTAAAAGTGATTTTATTAATGCTAATATTATTTTAGTTACGGTGCCTATTTTGGCTATAGTTGGAATATACTACACGTTATATGAAATAAACTTAATAGATAGATTAAGTTATTTTTATGAAAAATTAGATTTAATAACATTGATTTTTAGCAGTCGCAATATTTGGGCGGAAGAAGCTTATAATGCATTTATTAATCATTATTCATTTATTGAGTATTTGTTTGGAAGCGGAAGAGGCTATTTTGAGTTTATATCTGATGATAGACTGGTTGAAATTGATCCAATAGACTTTTTAATGAATTATGGAATAATTGGTTTGCTTATAACTTTTGGAATAATATTCTTTATACTGTTTGAAACAATAATTAAAAGAAAACTAAACAAGTATAGTATTTATGTGATTTTTACAATATTTCTCTTACTTGGAATAAGCTCGACTGCAGGGCATGTCTTTAATTCAGGAACAGCAGGATTTTTAATAGCTATACTTTTAGCATTAGGTAGTTATAGAAATAAACAAAAGTTAGTTAAATGAAAATCCTACTAATTTCAAATATGTACCCATCAAAAGAAACTCCATTTTTCGGTACATTTGTAAAAAACTTCAAAGAGCAATTAGAAGGTGAAAATATAATTTCTGAACTAGCCGTTATAAGTGGCAAAGGAACTTCTAAACTAGATAAAATCAAGAAGTATTTCCAGTTTTTAAAAGATGTGATAATTGCTATAAAAAAAAATAATTATGATTTGATATATATACATTATATAAGTCACTCATTATTGCCTTTATTGTTTGTAAAATCATTTATCAAAAAGCCATTGATACTAAATGCTCATGGAAGTGATGTGCTCGTTCATAATAAAGTGGGATTTTATATACAAAAGTTAGTGACATCTATCATCAAAAAAGGGAATATGATAGTGGTGCCATCTGATTACTTTAAAGATGTAGTTTCTGATAAATTTCAGATAAAAAAAGAAAATATCTTTGTTTCACCATCAGGTGGAATAGATACAAAATTATTTCAACCTCAAGAGATAAAAAAAGAGATATTTACTATAGGATATGTCTCAAGAATAGACAAAGCTAAAGGCTGGGATACTTTACTTGATGCTGTTAGTTTATTAAATACTAAAGGTTTTACATTTAAAGTTTTGATGCTTGGTGGCGGAGCAGAAGAAAAACTACTTTTGAAAAAGATTGAAGATTTAAAACTTAAAAATATCGTAAAGTTTCTTGGACCAAAATCTCACAACGAGCTTGTACGTTACTTTAATCAAATGAGTATTTTTGCCTTTACTACTAGGTTGGCTGAGAGTTTAGGACTTGTAGGGCTTGAAGCTATGGCTTGTGGGGTGCCTGTTGTTGGCTCAAATATTGGTGGACTTCCTAGTTATATAATCGATGGAGTGAATGGCAAACTTTTTGAAGCTGGAAATGCTGAAGAATTGGTAGAGAGTTTGGAATATTTTATGAACTTGGATAGTGAAAATTTTCAAGAATATAAGGCTAATACTTTTAATACAGCTCAAAGATATGATTCTAAAATTGTGGCAAGAGATCTAGCTAATAAATTGAAGGAAATTTGTGAACAATAACATAATAAACAAATATAAAATCAATGCTTTTAAAAGCAAAGAAGATTTTTTAAATCAAATTAAAAATGAAAAGAAAATTCTTATAGCTATGAATGCAGAGAAGATTTTAATAGAAGATGAAAGATTAAGAGAACTTATTAACAACAATATTGGCTATCCTGATGGTGTAGGTGCAGTTATGGCTTTAAAATCAAAAGGACTAGATGCAGTTAAGATTCCAGGAAGTGAGTTTTGGCTTGAGATTGTCAATAAATTCCAAAATGAAAAAACATTTTATTTTATAGGTTCTACAAATGAAGTCATTACAAAAACGGTTAAAAAGTTAAAAAAAGAGTATCCGAGTATAAATATTTTAGGATATAGAGATGGTTTTTTAGATGAAAATGATAGATTGGTATTGAAAGACACTTTACTTGAATTAAAACCAGATATTGTTTTTGTAGCACAAGGAAGTCCAAGACAAGAATTTTTGATGGATGAGTTAATTAAAATACATCCAGCACTTTATATGGGACTTGGAGGAAGTTTTGATATATATGGGGGTAATAAGAAAAGAGCACCAAAAATATTTTTGGATTTTCACTTAGAGTGGCTTTATCGATTGGTAATGGAGCCTACTAGAGTTGGAAGACAATTGAACTTAGTAAAATTTTTATTTTTGTTAAAAATAAAAAAATTATAGTTAATGATTGTATATTTGTATTTTGTTTAAAGAAAAGAAGATAGAAATAAAAATCATTTTAAGAAAGATGGGTGAAAACCCATATTTCCTTTTTTCCGGCAAGACCCTTTAAATTTAGCTTAAATTAATTTCTTCATTTTATATTTTTTTATAAAACTATAAAGTGTTTGTCTATTAACACCTAATAGTTTTGAAATACTTGCTTTACTAATCTCTTTATTGAGATATTCTTGAATAAGTTCTTTATGTGGATCTAATTTTGATTTTGCAGGTCCTGGTTTTCTTCCAAGTTTTACTCCTCTTGCTTTTGCAGCTTCTAGTCCTTCTTTAACACGACTTTTCAGTAAGTCTCTCTCAATTTCAGATACGATACCAAACATAGTTGTTAATAATTTACTATTCATATCATCTCCAATCGTTAAATTATCTCTTACAATAATCAGTTGAGATTCTTTTTCCTTAATTAATTTAATGATTTCTAATATATCTAAAAGTGATCGACCTAATCTAGGTTATCAATCAACAAACAGCTTTTTTGTGCCATCGCTAAATTGTAGCTTAAAGTTTTAGTATCTTACTATACACTAAAATTAAGAATGAGCTATAAACCTCTTAGAGATTTCTTTTTCAAAACTTTCTACATCACCAATAATTTTATTAGCTTTTTGTATAGTTTCTTCTTGTTTACTATTAATTGCTTTTATTGCATTTTTTAGAAATTTACTTTTGTCTTTATTATTAACATTAATTGACATTAAAATTCTCCTTTAAATATTGGTATTGTCTTTTCAAATAATTCAATTGAAATATCTGAATATTCTGAATTTGTTGTTTTATCTATTAAATTTAAAGTAATATCATCTTGATATTCTTTTTTTATATTTATAACTGTTTGTCTTGATTTTACTACACTATTAAAAAATACATCTTCTGGAACTTTTCTTTTTGTAATAGTTTCTCTTTTTTTTGTGTATAAAAAACATTTTTTTAAATCATCATAGATGTAATATATTTCTATATTATATCCTCTTTTTATTAAACTTTTAATATTTCTATTTGCTAACTCATAACTAGAAAAATTAGAATCCATAATAATTGATAAGCCTTTTTTCTTTACAGCTTCATCAAATAGAAAATGAACTCCCCAACTAGATGGTTTTTGAAATAGTTCACTATTAGAACCGTTATAACCAATTGAGGTAAAATATTCTCTAATTGAATCAATATCTAAATGTATTAAGTTTTCTTCTTGCTCTATAATAAACTCTGCAAATTCAGTTTTACCTGAACCACTAGAACCAGCTGTAAATATTGCTATTTTATTTTCTAATGGGATGCAATTTTTTAAATATGTATCAAAAAAAGTTTCTTTTGTATCTTTTAAATATTGAATAGCTATTTTTTCTATTTCTTCTTTATCTTGGTTCA from Poseidonibacter antarcticus encodes the following:
- a CDS encoding glycosyltransferase, whose amino-acid sequence is MKELGIDKEVYSFENGDWVNKPLVSIVVPTHNRSQMMQRAIKSLLEQTYQNIEILVCDDGSSDDTQAVLKIYEDKRIIILKNETPKGACSARNIGIFKANGEFITFLDDDDEFLPTRIEEMVNAWDDRWAYIATGLKVIKSKNKSSLMIPNKIISLNSMLFKMATGISNFTKTKRIVELGGFDESLFSSQDTDIWIRLNIKYRDGYAIQKPLYIVHTEHDKPRITTSSKKIKGHFDFYKKHKSIMNKEQRKAKLFELLRYKNKKISILKALNLGNSKSNLDILKYIVKSRIK
- a CDS encoding O-antigen ligase family protein, whose product is MVFFLALHSLLLGDVTKAVSSLDMLIRFSAIIIFYLYFKTLIKNQAEDLLFTIAKISFYFLIFNTFLGVIGLGYPMYGIGESGIGTKGLIFAGNEIGAALIVSGAIVSMKYLEDNNIKYFFVSGILLLISSIFLASKVSLLGSIILFFFFPLLKAFKNMSNFKLPKSDFINANIILVTVPILAIVGIYYTLYEINLIDRLSYFYEKLDLITLIFSSRNIWAEEAYNAFINHYSFIEYLFGSGRGYFEFISDDRLVEIDPIDFLMNYGIIGLLITFGIIFFILFETIIKRKLNKYSIYVIFTIFLLLGISSTAGHVFNSGTAGFLIAILLALGSYRNKQKLVK
- a CDS encoding glycosyltransferase family 4 protein, whose protein sequence is MKILLISNMYPSKETPFFGTFVKNFKEQLEGENIISELAVISGKGTSKLDKIKKYFQFLKDVIIAIKKNNYDLIYIHYISHSLLPLLFVKSFIKKPLILNAHGSDVLVHNKVGFYIQKLVTSIIKKGNMIVVPSDYFKDVVSDKFQIKKENIFVSPSGGIDTKLFQPQEIKKEIFTIGYVSRIDKAKGWDTLLDAVSLLNTKGFTFKVLMLGGGAEEKLLLKKIEDLKLKNIVKFLGPKSHNELVRYFNQMSIFAFTTRLAESLGLVGLEAMACGVPVVGSNIGGLPSYIIDGVNGKLFEAGNAEELVESLEYFMNLDSENFQEYKANTFNTAQRYDSKIVARDLANKLKEICEQ
- a CDS encoding WecB/TagA/CpsF family glycosyltransferase, with product MNNNIINKYKINAFKSKEDFLNQIKNEKKILIAMNAEKILIEDERLRELINNNIGYPDGVGAVMALKSKGLDAVKIPGSEFWLEIVNKFQNEKTFYFIGSTNEVITKTVKKLKKEYPSINILGYRDGFLDENDRLVLKDTLLELKPDIVFVAQGSPRQEFLMDELIKIHPALYMGLGGSFDIYGGNKKRAPKIFLDFHLEWLYRLVMEPTRVGRQLNLVKFLFLLKIKKL
- a CDS encoding zeta toxin family protein, with the translated sequence MNQDKEEIEKIAIQYLKDTKETFFDTYLKNCIPLENKIAIFTAGSSGSGKTEFAEFIIEQEENLIHLDIDSIREYFTSIGYNGSNSELFQKPSSWGVHFLFDEAVKKKGLSIIMDSNFSSYELANRNIKSLIKRGYNIEIYYIYDDLKKCFLYTKKRETITKRKVPEDVFFNSVVKSRQTVINIKKEYQDDITLNLIDKTTNSEYSDISIELFEKTIPIFKGEF